A genomic window from Halorubrum trapanicum includes:
- a CDS encoding RidA family protein, with product MREITTDDVPEALGPYSQGIVSGDTVRVSGKTGVDPDTGEAPESVAEQTTQTLENVAAILEAAGTTPDAIVSATVYLTDMDDYDAVNEAYRAFLSEPYPARTCVEVSRLPAPLDVEITVTAELDGD from the coding sequence ATGCGAGAAATCACGACGGACGACGTGCCGGAGGCCCTCGGTCCGTACTCGCAGGGGATCGTCTCCGGCGACACGGTCCGCGTCTCGGGGAAGACGGGCGTGGACCCCGACACCGGCGAGGCCCCCGAGTCGGTCGCCGAACAGACGACGCAGACGCTCGAAAACGTCGCCGCGATCCTGGAGGCGGCCGGGACGACCCCGGACGCGATCGTGTCGGCGACCGTCTACCTCACGGACATGGACGACTACGACGCGGTCAACGAGGCGTACCGGGCGTTCCTCTCGGAGCCGTACCCGGCGAGAACCTGCGTCGAGGTGTCTCGGCTCCCCGCGCCGCTCGACGTCGAGATCACGGTCACCGCGGAGCTCGACGGCGACTGA
- the uvrA gene encoding excinuclease ABC subunit UvrA produces MSKEYIEVRGAEEHNLKDLDVRIPREEFTVVTGLSGSGKSSLAFDTVYAEGQRRYIESLSAYARNFLGQMDKPQVESVEGLSPAISIDQKNAANNPRSTVGTVTELHDYLRLLYARIGTQYDPVTGEEVGEQSAQDMVNQILDLPEDTRAKVAAPVVRDQKGAFEELFEELVSDGYSRVEVDGEPVDLTLDSPDLDENYDHTIDVIVDRVTVSPDARSRITDSVETALEEADGALKLIVPDPPEDVPFASNARSTGSLAADADGDDRLVVEFSEELGNPNSDVQFSEIETRSFSFNSPYGACPECEGIGSTKEVDEDLVIEDPSKPLKHVFEPWSYDRTYYSRQLDNVAEHFGVDLDAPFEELDEEIQRQFLYGTDDVVHFEWTTKNGTREKTERFEGVIPNLERRHVETDSERARDHIEEYMAVTTCPECEGTRLKEQSRHVLVADTAITEVNELSIAEAREHFEGLEDELNERETTIAEEILKEIRARLGFMEEVGLEYLTLDREASTLSGGESQRIRLATQVGSGLVGVLYVLDEPSIGLHQRDNDRLLDTLEGLRDLGNTLLVVEHDEETMRRADEIIDMGPGPGKRGGEVVAQGDFEEVVATDESVTADYLAGRKSIPVPEERREPNGELVVRGARQHNLKDLDVPIPLGTLTTVTGVSGSGKSTLVNDILYKGLAREMNDNTSVDPGEHDAIEGLDEVETVRLIDQSPIGRTPRSNPATYTDVFDHVRELFAETKLSKRRGYEKGRFSFNVKGGRCEECGGQGTVKIEMNFLSDVYVPCEECGGARYNDETLDVEYKGKTIADVLDMSVAEAHEFFESHRGLERRLKLLKDVGLGYMELGQPSTTLSGGEAQRVKLAEELGKRATGDTLYLLDEPTTGLHKEDERKLIDVLHRLVDAGNTVVVIEHELDLVKNADRVIDLGPEGGDGGGELVASGTPEEIAREDASHTGRYLRDMLPKVDLEGPRDDRRKPAVADDD; encoded by the coding sequence ATGAGCAAGGAGTACATCGAGGTCCGCGGCGCCGAGGAACACAACCTCAAGGACCTCGACGTCCGGATCCCGCGGGAGGAGTTCACCGTCGTCACCGGGCTCTCCGGCTCGGGGAAGTCGTCGCTCGCGTTCGACACCGTCTACGCCGAGGGGCAGCGCCGCTACATCGAGTCGCTGTCCGCGTACGCCCGCAACTTCCTCGGGCAGATGGACAAGCCGCAGGTGGAGTCGGTCGAGGGGCTCTCGCCGGCGATCTCCATCGACCAGAAGAACGCCGCGAACAACCCCCGCTCCACCGTGGGGACCGTCACGGAGCTCCACGACTACCTCCGCCTGCTGTACGCCCGGATCGGCACCCAGTACGACCCCGTCACCGGCGAGGAGGTCGGCGAGCAGTCCGCACAGGACATGGTGAACCAGATCCTCGACCTCCCCGAGGACACCCGCGCGAAGGTCGCGGCGCCCGTCGTCCGCGATCAGAAGGGCGCCTTCGAGGAGCTGTTCGAGGAGCTGGTCTCGGACGGGTACAGCCGCGTCGAGGTCGACGGCGAGCCGGTCGATCTCACCCTCGATTCCCCCGACCTCGACGAGAACTACGACCACACGATCGACGTGATCGTCGACCGCGTGACCGTCTCGCCGGACGCGCGCTCGCGGATCACCGACTCCGTCGAGACCGCGCTGGAGGAGGCCGACGGCGCCCTCAAGCTGATCGTCCCCGACCCGCCCGAAGACGTCCCGTTCGCGTCGAACGCGCGCTCGACGGGGTCGCTCGCGGCCGACGCCGACGGCGACGACCGCCTCGTCGTGGAGTTCTCCGAGGAGCTCGGCAACCCCAACTCCGACGTCCAGTTCTCCGAGATCGAGACGCGCTCGTTCTCCTTCAACAGCCCGTACGGCGCCTGCCCCGAGTGCGAGGGGATCGGCTCGACGAAGGAGGTCGACGAGGACCTCGTGATCGAGGACCCCTCGAAGCCGCTGAAGCACGTGTTCGAGCCGTGGAGCTACGACCGCACCTACTACTCCAGGCAGCTCGACAACGTCGCGGAGCACTTCGGCGTCGACCTCGACGCGCCCTTCGAGGAGCTCGACGAGGAGATTCAGCGGCAGTTCCTCTACGGCACCGACGACGTCGTCCACTTCGAGTGGACCACGAAGAACGGCACCCGCGAGAAGACGGAGCGGTTCGAGGGCGTGATTCCCAACCTGGAGCGGCGCCACGTCGAGACCGACTCCGAGCGCGCCCGCGACCACATCGAGGAGTACATGGCCGTGACGACCTGTCCCGAGTGCGAGGGGACGCGCCTGAAGGAGCAGTCGCGGCACGTCCTCGTCGCGGACACCGCGATCACCGAGGTGAACGAGCTGTCGATCGCCGAGGCGCGCGAGCACTTCGAGGGGCTGGAGGACGAGCTGAACGAGCGCGAGACGACGATCGCCGAGGAGATCTTAAAGGAGATCCGCGCGCGGCTCGGGTTCATGGAGGAGGTCGGTTTAGAGTACCTCACGCTCGACCGCGAGGCCTCGACGCTGTCGGGCGGCGAGAGCCAACGCATCCGGCTCGCGACGCAGGTCGGCTCCGGGCTGGTGGGCGTGCTGTACGTCCTCGACGAGCCCTCCATCGGGCTCCACCAGCGCGACAACGACCGCCTGCTCGACACGCTGGAGGGGCTCCGCGACCTCGGTAACACCCTCCTCGTCGTCGAGCACGACGAGGAGACGATGCGGCGCGCCGACGAAATCATCGACATGGGGCCCGGCCCCGGCAAGCGCGGCGGCGAGGTCGTCGCGCAGGGCGACTTCGAGGAGGTGGTCGCGACCGACGAGTCGGTGACGGCCGACTACCTCGCGGGCCGGAAGTCGATTCCGGTGCCCGAGGAGCGCCGCGAGCCCAACGGCGAGCTCGTCGTGCGCGGCGCCCGCCAGCACAACCTGAAGGACCTCGACGTGCCGATCCCGCTCGGCACGCTGACGACCGTCACCGGCGTCTCCGGCTCCGGGAAGTCGACGCTCGTCAACGACATCCTCTACAAGGGGCTCGCCCGCGAGATGAACGACAACACCTCCGTCGACCCCGGCGAGCACGACGCGATCGAGGGGCTCGACGAGGTGGAGACGGTCCGGCTCATCGACCAGTCGCCGATCGGGCGGACGCCGCGCTCGAACCCCGCCACGTACACGGACGTGTTCGACCACGTCCGCGAGCTGTTCGCGGAGACGAAGCTCTCGAAGCGTCGGGGCTACGAGAAGGGCCGCTTCTCGTTCAACGTGAAGGGCGGGCGCTGCGAGGAGTGCGGCGGGCAGGGGACCGTCAAGATCGAGATGAACTTCCTCTCGGACGTGTACGTCCCCTGCGAGGAGTGCGGCGGCGCCCGCTACAACGACGAGACGCTCGACGTGGAGTACAAGGGGAAGACCATCGCCGACGTGCTCGACATGAGCGTCGCGGAGGCGCACGAGTTCTTCGAGAGCCACCGCGGGTTGGAGCGCCGCCTCAAGCTCCTGAAGGACGTGGGGCTCGGTTACATGGAGCTGGGCCAGCCCTCGACGACGCTCTCGGGCGGCGAGGCCCAGCGCGTGAAGCTCGCCGAGGAGCTCGGCAAGCGCGCGACCGGCGACACCCTCTATCTCCTCGACGAGCCGACGACGGGGCTCCACAAGGAGGACGAGCGCAAGCTGATCGACGTGCTCCACCGGCTCGTCGACGCCGGCAACACCGTGGTCGTCATCGAACACGAGCTCGACCTCGTGAAGAACGCCGACCGCGTGATCGACCTCGGCCCCGAGGGCGGCGACGGCGGCGGCGAACTCGTCGCGAGCGGCACCCCCGAGGAGATCGCCCGGGAGGACGCCTCCCACACCGGGCGCTACCTCCGAGATATGCTCCCGAAGGTCGACCTCGAAGGGCCCCGCGACGACCGCCGGAAGCCCGCGGTGGCGGACGACGACTGA
- a CDS encoding twin-arginine translocase subunit TatC: protein MASALDEDTQQSIAEGQETVKAFLRSIQKDLQKVFVVFLIGFLATFWALRTYIWDRLREVTESNMSAAVAEETDIIATTPFEVILLQAKIGLVVGAIVAIPPLIYVTRDELRARGMWPRSPIARWKLALLGLLAAGLFSAGVAYGVLAFFPLMFGFLAEFGLEADIQPTYGIVMWTEFIVFLSLSFGLAGQMPMVITGLSYAEIVPYETFRDKWRHAVVLIFVFGAVFSPPDPFTQLLWAFPLVALYGFSLYLAKLVVTAKRSSDRIDVLGAVRNHWNVVGGATVLGGALVYGFYEYGGRTAVNDLLRLAGSTRRFLEPGAGLGLDPATALGVYAAVWALAFTAVATLWAVYTDLDTTSAGRQYGDPTAIDVSELDAAGVRAAPADAFAQMEEEESLALAQAAIDDDDPEKAQAILDRYDEVNEGSDGEGGDADGDASDGGDAGDSGSGGVDAGGDGLVGSVQNRTSRASSTFLAELTDGEEEAAEDDIGGYYKDLKFIFDSLRTRSFRIVAVFGIVMAAAFTWLYLGGLGTVRRDLERRVPAEIEGGINIITLHPVEALIFMVKFSVMLGILAAFPVVLYYAWPALRERGFVAGRIYQVYLWTGALAAGMIGGFALGYAYIAPALIGWLVTDARLADMIITYQVSDFFWLVIYTTIGIGFLADIPIAMILLNNSGVPYRVFRERWREVTIGIMLVAAVFTPADVITMFLATVPLMLAYGIGVGVLFLVTFGGRRDLSPPAEFIAE from the coding sequence ATGGCGAGCGCCCTCGACGAGGACACCCAACAGTCGATCGCGGAGGGCCAGGAGACGGTGAAGGCGTTCCTTCGGTCGATCCAGAAGGACCTCCAGAAGGTGTTCGTCGTCTTCCTGATCGGCTTCCTCGCGACGTTCTGGGCGCTCCGCACGTACATCTGGGACCGGCTCCGGGAGGTCACGGAGTCGAACATGAGCGCCGCGGTCGCCGAGGAGACGGACATCATCGCGACGACCCCGTTCGAGGTGATCCTCCTCCAGGCGAAGATCGGGCTGGTCGTCGGCGCGATCGTCGCGATCCCGCCGCTGATCTACGTCACCCGCGACGAGCTCCGCGCCCGAGGGATGTGGCCGCGATCCCCGATCGCTCGGTGGAAGCTCGCGCTGCTCGGGCTGCTCGCCGCCGGCCTCTTCTCCGCCGGGGTCGCCTACGGCGTGTTGGCCTTCTTCCCGCTGATGTTCGGCTTCCTCGCGGAGTTCGGCCTGGAGGCCGACATCCAGCCCACCTACGGGATCGTGATGTGGACGGAGTTCATCGTCTTCCTCTCGCTTTCCTTCGGGCTCGCCGGGCAGATGCCGATGGTGATCACCGGCCTCTCGTACGCCGAGATCGTCCCGTACGAGACGTTCCGCGACAAGTGGCGCCACGCGGTCGTCCTCATCTTCGTGTTCGGCGCCGTCTTCTCCCCGCCGGACCCGTTCACCCAGCTGCTGTGGGCGTTCCCGCTGGTCGCGCTGTACGGCTTCAGCCTCTACCTCGCGAAGCTCGTCGTCACGGCGAAGCGGAGCTCCGACCGGATCGACGTGCTCGGCGCTGTCCGGAACCACTGGAACGTCGTCGGGGGCGCGACCGTCCTCGGCGGCGCGCTCGTGTACGGCTTCTACGAGTACGGCGGCCGGACCGCGGTCAACGACCTCCTGCGGCTCGCGGGGAGCACCCGACGCTTCCTCGAACCGGGCGCCGGCCTCGGACTCGACCCCGCGACGGCCCTCGGGGTCTACGCCGCCGTCTGGGCGCTGGCGTTCACCGCGGTCGCGACGCTGTGGGCGGTGTACACCGACCTCGACACGACGAGCGCGGGCCGCCAGTACGGCGACCCGACCGCCATCGACGTGAGCGAGCTCGACGCCGCGGGCGTCCGGGCGGCCCCCGCGGACGCGTTCGCCCAGATGGAAGAAGAGGAGTCGCTCGCGCTCGCGCAGGCCGCGATCGACGACGACGATCCGGAGAAGGCGCAGGCGATCCTCGACCGCTACGACGAGGTGAACGAGGGGAGCGACGGCGAGGGCGGTGACGCGGACGGCGACGCGAGCGACGGCGGGGACGCGGGCGATTCCGGAAGCGGCGGCGTCGACGCCGGCGGGGACGGGCTGGTCGGCTCCGTCCAGAACCGGACCTCGCGCGCGAGCTCGACGTTCCTCGCCGAGCTCACGGACGGCGAGGAGGAAGCGGCCGAAGACGACATCGGCGGCTACTACAAGGACCTCAAGTTCATCTTCGACTCGCTGCGCACGCGGTCGTTCCGGATCGTCGCCGTCTTCGGGATCGTGATGGCGGCCGCGTTCACGTGGCTGTACCTCGGCGGGCTCGGCACGGTGCGGCGCGACCTCGAACGCCGCGTGCCCGCGGAGATCGAAGGCGGGATCAACATCATCACGCTCCACCCGGTCGAGGCGCTGATCTTCATGGTGAAGTTCTCGGTGATGCTCGGGATCCTCGCGGCGTTTCCCGTGGTGCTCTACTACGCGTGGCCCGCGCTCCGCGAGCGTGGCTTCGTCGCCGGGCGCATCTATCAGGTGTACCTGTGGACGGGCGCGTTGGCCGCCGGGATGATCGGCGGGTTCGCGCTGGGTTACGCGTACATCGCGCCCGCGCTCATCGGCTGGCTCGTCACCGACGCCCGGCTCGCGGACATGATCATCACCTACCAGGTGAGCGACTTCTTCTGGCTCGTCATCTACACCACGATCGGGATCGGCTTCCTCGCGGACATCCCGATCGCGATGATCTTGCTGAACAACTCGGGCGTCCCCTACCGCGTGTTCCGCGAGCGCTGGCGCGAGGTGACGATCGGGATCATGCTCGTCGCGGCCGTGTTCACCCCCGCCGACGTGATCACGATGTTCCTCGCGACGGTCCCGCTAATGCTAGCGTACGGGATCGGCGTCGGCGTCCTCTTCCTCGTCACCTTCGGCGGACGCCGCGACCTCTCGCCGCCCGCGGAGTTCATCGCGGAGTGA
- a CDS encoding twin-arginine translocase subunit TatC translates to MDDSDRSRDDDSAAADGSTDEGEPASDGAVDEGSEADESADSDASEGVESEVTAEVEPEVGSAEGDADGAEDGSPDTFSDPDEVVEAEDAGRSAALDDGGEADGDPGDGETSAGDDASAGDDASADEDAATADTEAAGDGGTPATTADAADPATAGVPATEDDEPFDGIEGPETDEEMPLAAHIEEMMRRLAVVFLFGGLATLVVVTESTELINYFWSYHIPAPMENRPRLYGPLELPLTRLKVAGLAGVVVGLPAFVYETYRFMKPGLYQTERRYYLAAVPTSLILGGIGIAFAHFLVLPAIFSYFTTYTADAATIAFGLAETFNLIVIMLAFMAIVFQIPLFIMLAIMMNLVTRQWLEAKRLIFWGSFLGIAFLFSPDPTGMAPIIVTLTMIALFEGTLAILRWTGN, encoded by the coding sequence ATGGACGACTCGGACCGGTCGCGCGACGACGACTCGGCCGCCGCTGACGGGTCGACCGACGAGGGCGAACCCGCGAGCGACGGCGCCGTCGACGAGGGGTCCGAGGCCGACGAGTCCGCCGACTCGGACGCCTCCGAGGGCGTCGAGTCCGAGGTGACCGCCGAGGTCGAGCCCGAGGTCGGTTCGGCCGAGGGGGACGCGGACGGGGCCGAAGACGGGTCGCCGGACACGTTCTCGGACCCGGACGAGGTGGTCGAGGCCGAGGACGCCGGTCGGTCGGCCGCGCTCGACGACGGGGGCGAGGCCGACGGGGATCCGGGAGACGGTGAGACTTCGGCGGGCGATGACGCTTCGGCGGGCGATGACGCTTCGGCGGACGAAGACGCCGCGACCGCGGACACCGAGGCCGCCGGCGACGGCGGTACCCCGGCAACGACCGCCGACGCCGCGGACCCCGCGACCGCCGGCGTGCCGGCGACCGAGGACGACGAGCCGTTCGACGGGATCGAGGGCCCCGAGACGGACGAGGAGATGCCGCTGGCGGCCCACATCGAGGAGATGATGCGCCGGCTGGCGGTCGTGTTCCTCTTCGGCGGGCTCGCGACGCTCGTCGTCGTCACCGAGTCGACGGAGCTCATCAACTACTTCTGGAGCTACCACATCCCGGCGCCGATGGAGAACCGGCCGCGGCTGTACGGGCCGCTGGAACTCCCGCTCACCCGACTGAAGGTCGCCGGCCTCGCGGGCGTCGTGGTCGGGCTCCCGGCGTTCGTCTACGAGACCTACCGGTTCATGAAACCGGGGCTCTACCAGACCGAGCGGCGCTACTACCTCGCGGCGGTCCCGACCAGCCTCATCTTAGGCGGGATCGGGATCGCGTTCGCGCACTTCCTCGTGTTGCCCGCGATCTTCTCGTACTTCACCACCTACACCGCCGACGCCGCGACGATCGCCTTCGGGCTCGCGGAGACGTTCAACCTGATCGTCATCATGCTCGCGTTCATGGCGATCGTCTTCCAGATCCCGCTTTTCATCATGCTCGCGATCATGATGAACCTCGTCACCCGGCAGTGGCTGGAGGCGAAGCGGCTGATCTTCTGGGGGTCGTTCCTCGGGATCGCGTTCCTGTTCAGCCCCGACCCGACCGGGATGGCGCCGATCATCGTGACGCTCACGATGATCGCCCTCTTCGAGGGGACGCTCGCGATACTGCGCTGGACCGGAAACTAG